From the genome of Hyphobacterium sp. CCMP332:
GGGCAGTTTGATCTCGACCGCCCCGCCCGGCTCGATGAGCGTCAACTCGCCGCCTTCATAGCCGTCCGGTGGGCTCAGAAACAGGGTAAAGGACAAATCTACCCGCTTTCCGCTCATCACCGGCTCGTCGACATGGGCACCATAGGCCCCACCCGCTTCATAACGCGAGACCAGCATCCGGATGGTGGATTTGGGCTGGGCCCAGGCTTTGTAGAGCGGGTGACGATCCAGCGCGCGCTGAACGGTCTGGCGAACGGTGTCGAGCACGCCGCCGGTCTTCAATTGCTCATTCAGCTTGACCTGACGCGCCGCCCGCCCGGCCGTCTTTCCGCCATCTGCATAATCACCACGGGAAATGAGCTGGGCCAGCGCGGCGACTTCGTCAGGGCTGCAGAGGTTTTCCAGCTCGATCATGGACTCATCAGTTGCGAATGAATTTCAACGGCAATAAACAGTGATCTTGACCGCCTGCGGATAGGAGCAAAAACGTCATGGCCATTGAACGCAAGAAGAATTTGCTGGGACAGGCAGGCGTAACCGCCCTGCTGATCGGACTGGCCGCCTGTTCCCCGATGAATGAGGGGGAAGGCGAAGGCGAGCGTGCCACTCCGGCCGGTGGCGAGGGCGGCGGCTATTCGGCATCAGCCGGTGAAGGCGAGGGCGAAGGCGAAAGCGGAGAGGGTTCAGCCGGCGGAGAGTTCGGCATCAAGGCGGATCAGGCCGCACAAAATCCGGTCACCTACCTCACTGCGCTGGAAGTCATGCGCGCACACTATCTGGCAGGTCTCGCGGCTTATGATGCGGATCGCCGCGCGGTTGCGGCTGAAATGTTCACGCATCCGATTTCGGAGATCTATGTCGATCTCGAAGCCGCACTGATCGAACTTGAAGCGCCACTTTTCGGGGATGAACTCGAACGCGCTGCTGCTGCGCCATTTGATGGCAGCACAGACGCGGAAATTCGCGCTGCCGCGGCAGCGGTTATCGCGGCGATTGATGCGGCCGAAATCCATGCCCCGCAGACAGAATATGCCGAAGCGGCCGTCGAGGCGCAGGTCTTGACCAACATGATTGTCCGCGCCGCGCTGCAGTATGAATTCGCCATGCGGTCGGATGCTCCGAATGGCCCCTATCTGGATGGATACGGGTTTTTCAAATCCGCCGAAGTCATCGCCACCCGGCATATGGATGAAATCCGTGAGCTGGACAGCGTCGTGGCCGATGCACTGTCCGAAGCCATGACCTCCCTGGCGGCAGCCTATCCAACGGTTCTCGCGCCCGAACAGGCGAGTGTGGACGCCGATGAATTGGTGGGTCTGGCGGATGCCGCATCTGCGGCCGCTGAACGTCTGGAATAGGCGTCGCTAACATTCGGTTTTGCGGTTGCGGGCCGGGTCTTCTAGGATTCCCAATCGGTTTGTTCTGGAGCCTGCCGCATGCCGCGTCCCGTCATCATCGATTGCGATCCCGGCATCGACGACTGCGTCGCATTGATGGTGGCGCTGGCGTCACGCGACGAGCTGGACGTTGAGGCCATTTGTACGGTGGCGGGCAATGTAAATGTCGCAACCTGCACCCGCAATGTGCTCGGCTTGCTGGCCTTGCTGGGCCGAAACGAAGTGTCCGTCTATTCCGGATGCGACCGGCCTTTGCAGGTGCAGCCCGTATTCGCAGATCACATCCACGGCGAAAGCGGTCTGGGTTCCGTCACCTTTCCGGACAACCGCCCGCCAGCCCGTGACGAGCCTGCCGTGGATTATCTCATCCGGCGGCTGACAGATCGAAGCCAGCCGCCTGCAACACTTGTGATTGTCGGGCCGTCCACCAATCTCGCGACGGCCTTGCAGAGGGCGCCGGAGATCACCGCCGGAATTGAGCAGATTGTGCTGATGGGCGGGGCCCGCCGCGAGGGCGGCAACATCACACCATCCGCCGAGTTCAACATCTACGCCGACCCTCACGCCGCGCAGATCGTCTTCCACTGCGGCCGCCCGCTGACCGTGATCGGTCTGGATACAACACTGCAGCTGCGGTGTTCACCGGCCCGGATGGCGGCGCTGCGCGCGATCGGAACTGCAGCGTCAAAAGCCGCCGCTGACATGATCGACCATGTGAACGCCATCTATGGCGAGATTTACAGAACCGCCGGTGCCGCGATGCATGATCCGTGTACCATTGCCTGGCTTCTGGCTCCGGACCTGTTTCATTCGCGGCCGGTGCAGATCGAGGTTGAAACCACATCAGCACTCACGCGCGGGCATACAGCGGTCGATTATCATGTCACCGCTGATCGGCCTGCCAATGCCAACTGGGTCGAGCGGCTGGAACCGGATCCGGTCTTTGATCTCCTGCTCGAAAGGATCGCAAGATTATGAGCGCCCCCCGCATCAGTGTGATCGGATCGGTCAATCTGGATCTGGTGGCCCATTGCCCGGCACTGCCCGCGCCCGGAGAGACCATACTGGGCAGCAATTTTGCGACCTCCCCGGGCGGAAAAGGCGGTAATCAGGCACTGGCGGCCCGGCTTTTGGGCGCAGAGGTTGACTTCATTGGCTGTATCGGCGCGGATGATCATGGGGCAGCGGCCACGGCGTTATTGCGCCAGGCAGGCGTGAATATGGATCACTGCCGCGTCACCCCAAGCCACCCTACCGGCGTGGCGCTGATTGCCGTCAGCGCGGACGGTGAAAACCAGATTGTCGTGGCCCCCGGTGCGAATTTTGCGCTGACAGAAGACGACGTGCCGCCGCAAATCGCTACGGCCCTGATCGGCCAGCTTGAAATTCCGGTGCCAGCCCTGTCCGCAGCAGTTGATCGCTGCCGGGGATTCAAAGTGCTCAACCTCGCGCCTGCGCGAGGCTTACCGGATGCCCTGCTCTCACAGGCCGACCTCCTCATCGTGAATGAGACCGAGGCGGCCTTCTACGGTCAGGAAAAGCTTTTGAGCTTCAACAAGCGCGTCGCCCTGACGCTGGGCGGTGAAGGTGCCGTCATGTTTCATGAAGGCCGAGAAGTCGCACGCGCCCGTCCGCCGAAAGTTGATGTTCTTGATACGGTCGGTGCGGGGGATGCGTTTGTGGCGGCGATCACACTGGCGCTGCTGGAGGGCAGGGACGATCAGGCAGCTCTGGAATTTGCCTGTGCAGCCGGGGCATTGGCGACGACGAAAGAAGGTGCCCAGACCCGCCTGCCGGACCGGGCATCGGTAGACCGGCTGATCCATGAAGGAGCCCGCGGATGAGCGATACCGTCAAGACCATCGATTACGGCCAATATTGTCATGGCGATCAGCTGGATCATCAGTCCTTCAGATTGCAGCTCGTCTCCGGTTTACGCGAACAGGGCTTCGTCCGGCTGGTAAATCACGGTCTCGATCCGACATTCCTGCGGCGCTGCTATCACCTCTCCGAGGCCTTCTTCGCACAGCCTGAATCCGCAAAGCGGACATATGCCGGCGCATTGCGCGGCTACACGCCCTTTGGCACCGAACACGCGAAAGACCATGCTGCGCCGGACCTCAAGGAGTTCTGGCAGATCGGCCATGAGGCGGAAGCGGGCCGGCCGGTCGCGCAGCCCAATGTCTGGCCGGAATTTCCGGCCGGTTTCCGGGACGCATTCCAGACGCTGTTCCGGGAATTGTTCGCCATGGGCCAGGGCCTGCTTCGCGTGATCGCCAGCGACCTGAAACTGGACCCCGGCTATTTCGATCAGCGCATAGCCGGCGGAACGTCACTCCTGAGGCTGTTGCATTACCCGCCCATCCCCGATGGCGTGGATCCCGATTGCATCCGCGCAGCGGCGCATGAGGACATCAATCTGATCACGCTTCTGGTCGCGGCCGAAGGCGCGGGGCTGGAAATTCTTGACATGGATGGAAACTGGCTGCCGGTCGAGAACGGGCCGGATGAAATCATCATCGACACCGGCGACATGATGAAGCGGCTGACGAATGGTTATTTTCCGGCCACGACGCACCGGGTCGTGAACCCGTCAGGCCCGAATGTCAGCCGCTATTCCATGCCGTTCTTCGTACAGCCACGGCCGGATGTGTCACTGGCTTGCCTGCCGGATTGCCGCCATCTGAAAACGCCGGAGCCGGACATTGCGGTCGGCGAATTCCTCAATCAGCGCCTGAAGGATATCGGCCTGCCGGGCGGTTGACGGCTTGCCGAGCCGAAGCTCGCGCAGCAAGCGAAGGCCCCTGCCGGGGCATTCTCCGCCTAAAATCGATCCACCGGATCAATTTTTCTGCCTTCGGCAGACCGACTACGAATGGTGACCCCGGCGCGATTCGAACGCGCGACCTCCAGATTAGGAATTATGCGTTCTTAATGCAAATTCAAAGGGTTATTTGTAAACCGCGCCGCTTATGGCGCTAATCTTTTCAATGGGTTGCTTATGACGTGTAAACCGGAATACACGTTTTTCTCCTTTCCATCGCGGTTTGAGTCAGTACTTTTATGAAGATTGAATCTTCATAAATCGGGCTGTCGCTTTCGCGACCGGTTTCGACTGGGTGGATCAGACTCTCGCACTCAAATACGGAGTAAAATGTGCAAATTCCCGCAGTTTGCAATGGATGCAATGGGGTTTAGTTTATTGCCAAACATACCAATAAGAATCGACGAAACTCAAATCCTCCTTAAATCACAAACCCAATTCCGTGCCATTGGTGCTGACCGGGAACATCATTTCCATTGAGGCTAGACGCACCACTTTCTGATCTCGGCCGCGAACATCGGACCGAACCGGTTCCACCAAAACCGCACGCTCTCATGGCTCAGATCAATCCCCCCTTCGTGGAGCAAATCCTCCACATTCCGAAGCGCCAGCGGAAACCGAACATACATCATCACGGCCAAGCGGATCACTTCGGGCGATGTCTTGAAATAGCGAATTGGGTTCGTGCTCATCCGCTCAGGATGGCGGCGAACCCGCTAATGGCAGGTTTCCTCTGACAGTGCCTTACTGCGTTGTTTCGAGTTCACGCATGAGTTCGGGCACCTTGGGCGAACGTCCAAGGAAAAAGAAGCGAACGAAGAGGACAAGACTCACGAGTGCCAGAATGCCGCCAAGAATGGCCCAGGGAAGCTGGTTGCTCTCACGTTCGGAATAGAAGGATACGCGCCCCGCTTCATATTGATCAGCGGCCCAGCCGAGAGCGACAATCGCGAGAACGAATAATACGCAGTTAATCAAAAAGCGTCGAAGAGTGCGCATATTATACTTATTTGCGAGGGCAGCTAACTCGGCGAACGCATAAGGATACGGCGATCCATGCTGCCGCTCCCATCTTGCCGCTTCAATATCGAATGCGGATCTGAGCCTTTGATTGCCGCCTGATGCGACGCCGGAAAAGAACACGGCCGCAACAATCAGGATGAGACCAATTGGACCAATTACGAGCATCAATGCCTCCCCCCATTCAACACACCGATATGATATCATTGGCCCTTCGACCGGTCAACGAAACTGGACCCACGCCCGAATGCGACACAAGCTGCTCTGCC
Proteins encoded in this window:
- a CDS encoding Fe2+-dependent dioxygenase, with protein sequence MIELENLCSPDEVAALAQLISRGDYADGGKTAGRAARQVKLNEQLKTGGVLDTVRQTVQRALDRHPLYKAWAQPKSTIRMLVSRYEAGGAYGAHVDEPVMSGKRVDLSFTLFLSPPDGYEGGELTLIEPGGAVEIKLPAGHAVLYSTHALHEVKPVTSGERLAVVGWVRSFIRSPQQREILFEMDIASRSVFEAQGKSPLYDTLAKNRANLMRMWADD
- a CDS encoding nucleoside hydrolase; the encoded protein is MPRPVIIDCDPGIDDCVALMVALASRDELDVEAICTVAGNVNVATCTRNVLGLLALLGRNEVSVYSGCDRPLQVQPVFADHIHGESGLGSVTFPDNRPPARDEPAVDYLIRRLTDRSQPPATLVIVGPSTNLATALQRAPEITAGIEQIVLMGGARREGGNITPSAEFNIYADPHAAQIVFHCGRPLTVIGLDTTLQLRCSPARMAALRAIGTAASKAAADMIDHVNAIYGEIYRTAGAAMHDPCTIAWLLAPDLFHSRPVQIEVETTSALTRGHTAVDYHVTADRPANANWVERLEPDPVFDLLLERIARL
- a CDS encoding ribokinase, with protein sequence MSAPRISVIGSVNLDLVAHCPALPAPGETILGSNFATSPGGKGGNQALAARLLGAEVDFIGCIGADDHGAAATALLRQAGVNMDHCRVTPSHPTGVALIAVSADGENQIVVAPGANFALTEDDVPPQIATALIGQLEIPVPALSAAVDRCRGFKVLNLAPARGLPDALLSQADLLIVNETEAAFYGQEKLLSFNKRVALTLGGEGAVMFHEGREVARARPPKVDVLDTVGAGDAFVAAITLALLEGRDDQAALEFACAAGALATTKEGAQTRLPDRASVDRLIHEGARG
- a CDS encoding isopenicillin N synthase family oxygenase, with protein sequence MSDTVKTIDYGQYCHGDQLDHQSFRLQLVSGLREQGFVRLVNHGLDPTFLRRCYHLSEAFFAQPESAKRTYAGALRGYTPFGTEHAKDHAAPDLKEFWQIGHEAEAGRPVAQPNVWPEFPAGFRDAFQTLFRELFAMGQGLLRVIASDLKLDPGYFDQRIAGGTSLLRLLHYPPIPDGVDPDCIRAAAHEDINLITLLVAAEGAGLEILDMDGNWLPVENGPDEIIIDTGDMMKRLTNGYFPATTHRVVNPSGPNVSRYSMPFFVQPRPDVSLACLPDCRHLKTPEPDIAVGEFLNQRLKDIGLPGG